In a single window of the Canis lupus dingo isolate Sandy chromosome 18, ASM325472v2, whole genome shotgun sequence genome:
- the LOC112663714 gene encoding olfactory receptor 5B2-like, whose product MDNRTEGTQFILLGLTNAPELQIPLFIMFTLIYLITLAGNLGMMMLILLDSRLHTPMYFFLSNLSLVDFGYSTAVTPKVMAGLLRGDQVISYNACAAQMFFFVAFATVENYLLASMAYDRYAAVCKPLHYTTTMTTGVCARLAIGSYICGFLNASFHVGDIFSLSLCNSNPVHHFFCDVPAVMALSCSDKHISEVFLVFMSSFNALFALLVILISYLFIFITILKVQSAQGHQKALSTCASHLTTVSIFYGTVIFMYLQPSSSHSMDTDKIASVFYSMVIPMLNPLVYSLRNKEVKCAFKKVVEKAIFSIGLAI is encoded by the coding sequence ACCAATGCCCCAGAGCTCCAGATCCCCCTCTTTATCATGTTCACTCTCATTTACCTCATCACTCTGGCTGGGAACCTAGGCATGATGATGCTGATTCTCTTGGACTCCCGTCTCCACACTCCCATGTACTTTTTTCTCAGTAACCTGTCTCTGGTGGACTTTGGTTACTCTACAGCTGTCACTCCCAAGGTCATGGCTGGGTTACTTAGGGGAGACCAGGTCATCTCCTACAATGCATGTGCTGCTCAGATGTTCTTTTTTGTAGCCTTtgccactgtggaaaattatCTCTTGGCCTcaatggcctatgaccgctacgCGGCTGTGTGCAAACCCCTCCATTACACCACCACCATGACGACAGGGGTGTGTGCTCGTCTGGCCATAGGCTCctacatctgtggtttcctgaaTGCTTCCTTCCATGTTGGGGACATATTTAGTCTGTCTTTATGTAATTCCAATCCAGTCCATCACTTTTTCTGTGATGTTCCAGCGGTCATGGCTCTCTCTTGTTCTGATAAACACATTAGTGAggtgtttcttgtttttatgtcAAGTTTTAATGCCCTTTTTGCTCTTCTGGTTATATTGATTTCCtaccttttcatatttataaCCATCTTGAAGGTGCAGTCAGCTCAAGGGCATCAAAAAGCTTTATCCACCTGTGCTTCCCACCTCACTACAGTGTCCATCTTCTATGGGACAGTCATCTTCATGTACTTACAGCCCAGCTCCAGCCATTCCATGGACACAGACAAAATCGCATCTGTGTTCTATTCTATGGTCATCCCCATGCTGAATCCCCTGGTCTATAGCCTGAGGAATAAAGAGGTCAAGTGTGCATTCAAGAAGGTGGTGGAAAAGGCAATTTTTTCAATAGGATTGGCAATCTAA
- the LOC112663712 gene encoding olfactory receptor 5B3-like: protein MGNRTEVTQFILLGLTNDPELQVPLFIMFTFIYLITLVGNLGITVLILLDSRLHTPMYFFLSNLSLADFGYSTAVTPTVMAGLLLGDQVISYSACAAQMFVFAVFATVENYLLASMAYDRYAAVCKPLHYTTTMTTGVCARLAIGCYIFGFLNASIYIGDTFSLSFCMNNEVHHFFCDIPAVMVLSCSDRYVNELILIYVVSFNIFFALLVILISYIFIFITILNMHSSGGYQKAIATCASHLTAVSIFYGTVIFMYTQPSSSHSMDTDKMASVFYTMVIPMLNPMVYSMRNKEVKNAFKKIVLESKLSLGL, encoded by the coding sequence ATGGGTAACAGGACAGAAGTGACACAGTTCATCCTGCTGGGACTAACCAATGACCCAGAACTGCAGGTTCCTCTCTTCATAATGTTCACCTTCATCTACCTCATCACTCTGGTTGGGAATTTGGGGATTACCGTGCTGATTCTCTTGGACTCCCGTCTCCACACTCCCATGTACTTTTTCCTCAGTAACCTGTCTCTGGCAGACTTTGGTTACTCTACAGCTGTCACACCCACAGTCATGGCTGGGTTACTTCTAGGAGACCAGGTCATCTCCTACAGTGCATGTGCTGCTCAGATGTTCGTTTTTGCTGTCTTtgccactgtggaaaattatCTCTTGGCCTcaatggcctatgaccgctacgCAGCAGTGTGCAAACCCCTCCATTACACCACCACTATGACGACAGGTGTGTGTGCTCGTCTGGCCATAGGCTGCTATATCTTTGGTTTCCTGAATGCTTCTATTTACATTGGAGACACATTTagtctctctttctgtatgaACAATGAAGTCCATCACTTTTTCTGTGATATCCCAGCAGTCATGGTTCTTTCTTGCTCTGATAGATATGTCAATGAGCTGATTCTTATTTATGTAGTGAGCTTCAACATCTTTTTTGCTCTCCTGGTTATCTTAATTTCCTACATATTCATATTTATCACCATCCTGAATATGCACTCATCTGGTGGATATCAGAAGGCTATTGCCACCTGTGCTTCCCACCTCACTGCAGTGTCCATCTTCTATGGGACAGTCATCTTCATGTATACACAGCCCAGCTCCAGCCATTCCATGGACACAGACAAAATGGCATCCGTGTTCTACACTATGGTTATCCCCATGCTGAACCCTATGGTCTACAGCATGAGGAACAAGGAGGTCAAGAATGCTTTCAAGAAGATTGTTTTAGAGTCAAAATTGTCTTTAGGATTGTGA
- the LOC112663156 gene encoding olfactory receptor 5B17-like: MENNTEVSDFILLGLTNAPELQIPLFVIFILIYLITLLGNLGMITLILLDSRLHTPMYFFLSNLSLVDFCYSSTVTPKVMAGLLIGDKVISYNACAAQMFFFAVFATVENYLLASMAYDCYIAVCKPLHYATTMTTGVCAHLTIVSYACGILNASVNVVDTFSLSFCMSSVVHHFFCDIPAVMALSCSDKHFSELILIFISSFNVFSALFVIFISYLFIFITILKIKSGEGYQKALSTCASHLVTVSLFYGTVIIMYLQPSSHHSMDTDKIASVFYTMVIPMLNPVVYSLRNKEVKNAFKKVAEKAKYSLGVVYK, encoded by the coding sequence ATGGAGAACAATACAGAGGTGTCTGATTTCATCCTGTTGGGACTAACCAATGCCCCAGAGCTGCAGATTCCTCTTTTTGTAATATTCATCCTCATTTACCTCATCACTCTGCTTGGGAACCTGGGGATGATCACACTGATCTTGCTGGACTCTCGTCTCCATACTCCTATGTACTTTTTCCTCAGTAATCTGTCTCTGGTAGACTTTTGTTACTCCTCAACAGTCACTCCCAAGGTCATGGCTGGGCTCCTTATAGGAGACAAGGTCATTTCCTACAATGCATGTGCTGCCCAGATGTTCTTTTTTGCAGTCTTTGCTACTGTGGAAAATTACCTCTTAGCATCAATGGCCTATGACTGCTATATAGCAGTGTGTAAACCCCTCCATTATGCCACCACCATGACGACAGGTGTGTGTGCTCATCTCACCATAGTCTCCTATGCCTGTGGCATCTTAAATGCATCTGTAAATGTTGTAGATACCTTCagtctctctttctgtatgtccAGTGTTGTTCATCATTTTTTCTGTGATATTCCAGCAGTCATGGCTCTGTCGTGCTCTGATAAACACTTCAGTGAGCTGATTCTCATTTTTATCTCAAGCTTTAATGTGTTTTCTGCACTTTTTGTTATCTTTATTTCCTATCTGTTcatatttattaccattttgaaGATAAAGTCAGGTGAGGGATACCAGAAGGCTTTGTCTACCTGTGCTTCTCACCTTGTTacagtttccttattttatgGGACAGTCATCATCATGTACTTACAGCCAAGTTCTCATCATTCCATGGACACAGACAAAATCGCATCTGTGTTCTATACTATGGTCATCCCCATGCTGAACCCTGTGGTCTACAGCTTGAGGAACAAAGAGGTCAAGAATGCATTCAAGAAGGTTGCTGAGAAGGCAAAATATTCTCTAGGTGTGGTCTATAAATGA